Proteins encoded by one window of Streptacidiphilus sp. PB12-B1b:
- a CDS encoding DUF5997 family protein produces the protein MTTPKPKTPQTMKPATAAKKLGIHLQATPAQFQEGVVSRDELNALRLSPPEWLLELRRNGPHPRPVVAEKLGVSISGLARGGVSEALTTEQIDALKAENPLWLQHERATQAEVRKEAVRIKEKQKQDAAKQRERGEAGHPGR, from the coding sequence ATGACGACGCCCAAACCGAAGACCCCCCAGACGATGAAGCCCGCCACGGCGGCCAAGAAGCTGGGCATCCACCTCCAGGCCACTCCTGCGCAATTCCAGGAGGGTGTCGTCTCCCGCGACGAACTCAACGCCCTGCGGCTCAGCCCGCCCGAGTGGCTCCTGGAGCTGCGGCGCAACGGCCCGCACCCGCGTCCGGTGGTCGCCGAGAAGCTCGGCGTGTCCATCTCCGGGCTCGCCCGGGGCGGTGTCTCCGAGGCGCTCACCACCGAGCAGATCGACGCGCTGAAGGCCGAGAACCCGCTCTGGCTGCAGCATGAGCGCGCCACCCAGGCGGAGGTCCGCAAGGAGGCGGTGCGGATCAAGGAGAAGCAGAAGCAGGACGCGGCCAAGCAGCGCGAGCGCGGCGAGGCCGGTCACCCGGGCCGCTGA
- a CDS encoding LysR substrate-binding domain-containing protein codes for MPLPAAEGARLLREGGADVGLVRLPVDRTVLSAIPLYTETTVVVLPKEHPVAEAAETTLADLAAEIVLHPLDDVLEWESLPGLPAKERPATTADAVELAAAGIGVLVVPQSLARLHHRRDLVYRPVVDAPQSQVALAWPEEHTTDLVEEFIGIVRGRTVNSTRGRTEAAAQAKQPKQAKQRDGGGRGQAGGRPQKGAAAGRGGGGRPRGSGSGSGSGSGGGGGKPKAGAPKPGKRKRRS; via the coding sequence GTGCCGCTGCCCGCCGCCGAGGGGGCCCGGCTGCTGCGGGAGGGCGGCGCGGACGTCGGCCTGGTGCGGCTCCCGGTGGACCGGACCGTGCTGAGCGCCATCCCGCTGTACACCGAGACCACGGTGGTGGTGCTGCCCAAGGAGCACCCGGTGGCCGAGGCCGCGGAGACGACGCTGGCGGATCTGGCCGCCGAGATCGTGCTGCACCCGCTGGACGACGTCCTGGAGTGGGAGAGCCTGCCGGGGCTGCCCGCGAAGGAACGCCCGGCCACCACGGCGGACGCCGTCGAGCTGGCGGCCGCCGGGATCGGGGTGCTGGTCGTCCCGCAGTCGCTGGCCCGGCTGCACCACCGGCGGGACCTGGTCTACCGCCCGGTGGTGGACGCGCCCCAGTCGCAGGTCGCGCTGGCCTGGCCGGAGGAGCACACGACCGACCTGGTGGAGGAGTTCATCGGGATCGTCCGCGGCCGCACCGTCAACAGCACCCGGGGCCGGACCGAGGCCGCCGCCCAGGCGAAGCAGCCGAAGCAGGCGAAGCAGCGCGACGGGGGCGGTCGGGGCCAGGCGGGCGGCCGACCGCAGAAGGGCGCGGCGGCGGGCCGGGGTGGCGGCGGCAGGCCGCGCGGCAGCGGCAGCGGCAGCGGCAGCGGTTCCGGTGGCGGCGGCGGCAAGCCCAAGGCCGGGGCGCCCAAGCCCGGCAAGCGCAAGCGCCGCTCCTAG